The genomic region AACCCCAACGGGGCGAACCGGCAATTTATCCTCCTGACCACGGCGCAGAAGGATGCGCCTTTGCTCAACATCAAGTTCTCCACCAGCCGGGGGATCCTGACGCAGTTCATCGAGACCAACGAGGCGCAGCTTTTTGCCCTGACCGCGCGGGATGCGGTGGCGGGGGAGCTGCAGAACTCGGTCTATTCGGTGGACACGCCGGCCAAGCTGTTCGACATCAGGCAAGTGACGGTCGAGGCGGATACGATCGGCGGGCATGTGGCGGATGCGGGGAAGCTGGCCAAGCTGATCGACCGCTTCCGGCAGGAGCCCGACGGCTGGCGCGACGATGTGCTGGTGGCCGAGATGATCGGGCTGGCGAAAAAGACCGGCGATGTGACGCGGGTGCCGATCAGCCTGCCTGCGATGACGTTCGAGCAGCAGAACTTCTGGACCAGCCATTTCGGCGGGGTCTACATCTTCCGGGATGTGCGGTTCCCGGCGGCAATATCCTCATTGGACTGGCGCAGTCTGGGCACGGTGCCGGTGCCGCAGGTGATGGACCTCAGCTTGCGCAACCAGATTGCCGACTGGCTGGAACGGAACCAGCTGGCCGAACCCATCGTGCAGGCGCGGGGGATGGATGCGGCGGCGGTGCTGCGGCAGAAGATGGACTTCATCCTGATTGATGCGGCGGACCGGCTGGGGATCGAGGTGGGCGACGCGCGGCGGACGGAATTGCGCAAGGTGGCCTACAGGCTTGGCTCCGCCCTGCCGGAGGAGTTTCTGGGGCTGGCGGCCTTGCTGCGCTGGGTGGAGGCCGGGGGGCCCTGGCCGAAGATCAACAGCGAACACCCGGCGTATTTCTATACGCTGCGGGGCAAGGCGGGGAAGGACCGCGATCTGGTGAACATGCTGCTGGCGGAACTGGCGCCAATGGATGTGCGGCAGATGTACATCGTGCACAAGGAGCTGTTTTACGCGCAATATGCGACGTGGAGCGAACGCAAGAAAACCTATGTCGCGGATTTTCTGGCGCGGGAGTATCAGGTGGACCGCGAAGGTGCCCGCACGGCGCTGTTCGGGGCGGAACCTGGGATGGATGAGCAGCAGCGGCCGGAAATGGCGGCCGGGCCAAAGCCGACCCGTACGCCAGGGCGCGGCCCGGTCTCGGGACCATGGGGAGGAAGACGCTAATGGGCTGGCTGCGACTTGCCTTTGTCATGTATGTGGCGCTGACGATCATCTACTTCCTGACCAGCATCTATTCGCGGTCCGTCCGGCGCGAGAAGCTGGAAAAGGGCTGGGACACTGACCCCTCGAAAGAGGGCATTCCGCCGGCCGAGCGGACAGCCTTTATCGAGGCCGGGATGCAGGCCTATGACAAGGGGCTGAAAAAGCGCCTGCTATGGCTTATCTATGTGGTTCCGACCATCGGCTTTCTGACCACGATCTACTTTATCAACTGGCACTGAAGGGACCTGCCCATGTGGACCAAGATCAAATGGGGCCTGCGCATTCTGGCGGTCCTGATTGTGGGGTTGTTCCTGCACTACACCCTGCCGCAGCGTGACATCGTCCGGGTGGTCGACACCGGCAACCGGATCACGCAGATCGGGGCGAACTGGATCTTCTACTCGATCGAAGATACCGGCACCGGGGCCGAGACCAGCACGACCCGCGACATCCGCTTTATCGACGCCGTTTTCGAAGATGATTCCACGGTGATGGTTTACCGCAACGAGGATACCGGCTGGTTCTGGCCGCCCTACTTCAAGTGGGACAGCAGCACCCTGCAGGCCGAGGCTACGAACCTGCGGTCCACCCGCGACGCGCCGAAATGGGTGGCGATCACCCATTACGGCTGGCGGATTCCCTTGCTTTCGGCCTTTCCCAACGCGGTCAAGATCACTCCGGTCGAGGGGCCGGATGTCACGCTGATCCCTTGGGTCAATATCCTGCTGTTGACCTTCATTGCTTTCCTGGTGGTCATGGCCCGGCGCATGTGGCTGCAGTTCCGCGAGCGGATGGTCGATCCGACGCTGGCGGATGTGGGCGAGACGTTCGACGCCGTGGGCGACCGGGCCGAGGCCGCCCGGAAAGAGGCGCGGGGGTTCTTTGGGCGGATCGGGGCCTGGATGAACACCTGGCGCGCGAAGAAGTAACGGGCTGCTCGTCGAAGCACTTCGTGCACTCCTCGCTGATTTAGCGAAGAGCGCCGAAGGCACGCGATGAGCGGCCTGGAGGAGATGACCGTGAAGGCGTTGAAATCTGTTGCAGCCTTGGACGACTTTGGCCGGACCCGCCTGTCGAAGTCTTTCTTCATGCGCGATTTTCTATACAGCGAGATCGCCAACCTGCATGGAATCCCGAATATCCCAGACGACCCAGAGCTTGCCATTGCCGCAGGCACCCGCCTGTGCACCGAGCTTTTGGAGCCGCTGCAGGACGTGTTCGGACGCATCTCTATCCGGTCGGCCTATAGAAGCCCGGCCGTCAACGGCTTTGGGTGCGAGCAGCAGAAGGCTGGAAAGACCGGGTATTCCTGCGCCTCGAACGAAGCCAACTATGCTGGCCACATCTGGGACCGCCGCGACGCCGAGGGCCGCATGGGAGCGACCGCCTGCATTGTGATTCCTTCTTTCGCCGACCGCTACGAGGCTGGTGCCGACTGGCGAGAGATGGCCTGGTGGATCCACGACCATTTGCCATACTCGGCCATGTACTTCTTTCCCAAACGCGCAGCCTTCAACCTGACCTGGCGTGAAGAGCCGGCGCGGGTGATATCAAGCTATATCAATCCGAAGGGTTGCTTGACCAAACCCGGCATGGCCAACCATTCCGGCAGCCATGCGGAGTGGTACGCAGGGCTGGTTGCTTCCCTGCGCTAAGCTTCAGGCCCGCAGGCTGCCGCCGGTTGCCTTGGTTACCTTCTCGATGACCTTGGCCGACACGGCCTCGATCTCGGCCTCGGTCAGGGTCTTTTCGGATGGCTGCAGGCGCACGGTCAGGGCGATGGACTTCTTGCCCGGGCCCATCTGCGCTTCGGCCTTGTCGCCGGTGAACTGGTCGAAGACGCGCACGCTTTCGATCAGGGCCTTGTCGGCACCAAGCGCTGCGTTGACGGCGGTCAGCGCCTCAACCTTCGTGTCCACCACAAAGGCAAAGTCGCGGTCCACCGCTTGCAGGTCACTGATCGCAAGGGCTGGGCGGGTTGGCGTCTTGACCTTGGGTGCGGGAATGTTCGCAACCAGCACAGTGAAGGCGACAGCGGGGCCTTTCACATCCATCGCCTGGCAAATGCGGGGGTGAACTTCGCCAAAGGTCGCCATGACATTCGGGCCAAGGCTGATCACACCCGACCTGCCGGGGTGCCACCACTCCGCGGCCTTGCGCGTGATCTGGGCGCGCGCGGGCGCACCCAGCGCGGCAAGGACCGCCTCGGCATCGGCCTTGGCGTCGAAGACATCTACCATGCGGCGCGACCCGTGCGGATCGCGGGCGGCAGCAGCGCCGATCAGTAGGCCTGCAGCCTGCAGATGCTGGTCACCCGGCTCGCCGCCGCTGAAGGCGGGGCCGACCTCGAACAGTGCAAGGTCCATGAAGCCGCGCGCTTGGTTGCGGGCGGCGGCGGCCAGAAGGCCGGGCAGCAGGTCTGGGCGCAGGTGGCTCATCTCGGAGGAGATCGGGTTGTCGACCCGGACGGCATCGGTGCCACCGCCGAACAGCGCTGCGGCCTTGGCGTCGATGAAGCTGTAGGTCACGCATTCGTTGTAACCCAAAGCCGCGATGGTGCGGCGCGTGGTGCGTTCGCGCACTTGCAGGGGCGTCAGGATCGGCTTTGGCACGCCCGGCAGGCTGCGGGCCATGGGCGCGCCTTGCAGCTTGGTCAGGCTGGCGATGCGGGCGACTTCTTCGATCAGGTCCGCCTCGCCCAGCACATCCGGCCGCCAAGTGGGCGGGGTCGCCATGTTGCCGTCCAGCGTGAAGCCAAGGGCCTGCAGCGTCGCGCGCTGGGTGACTTCCGGGATGTCCATGCCGACAAGGCTGACAACCCGGGCCGGGTCAAGACGGTAGGCGCGGGTGGTGTCCACGGGGGCACCGTCCTGCACGACCTCACCAGCCTCGCCACCGCAAAGATCAAGGATCATCTGCGTCGCAAGCTCCAGCCCCGGCCGGGTGAAGGCCGGATCGACGCCGCGTTCAAAGCGGTAGCGGGCGTCGGAGTTGATCTTCAGCGCGCGGCCAGTGGCGGCGATGGTGATCGGGTCCCACCAGGCGGATTCAAGGAACACGTCGGTGGTTTCCGGCGTGCAGCCGGACGCCTCGCCGCCCATGATCCCGGCAAGCGATTCCGGGCCGTGGTCATCGGCGATGACCATCTGGCCTTCGGTCAGCGCATAGGTCTTGCCGTCCAGCGCCAGCAGGGTTTCGCCGCCGCGGGCGGGGCGGATTGCCAGATCACCCTTCATCTTGGCCGCATCAAAGACGTGCAGCGGGCGGTTCAGGCCGAAGGTGAAGTAGTTGGTGATGTCCACAAGGGCCGAGATCGGGCGCAGGCCGATGCCCTTCAGACGGGCCTGCATCCAGTCAGGCGAGGGGCCGTTTGTCACGCCCCGGATCAGGCGGCCAGCGAAATGGGGGCAGCCCTTGGCCTTCAGCGCGGGGTCGATGGTGACCTTGATCGGGTTGGGGAAGCGTCCTGTGACGGCAGGGGTAGTGATCGGCTTCAGCGTGCCAAGGCCGCGTGCCGCAAGGTCACGGGCGATGCCATGGACGCCCAGCGCGTCGGGGCGGTTTGGCGTCACCTTGATCTCGACAACCGGGTCATTGACCCCGCGATAGTCGATGTAGCGCACACCAAGCGGCGCGTCGGCGGGCAGTTCGATGATGCCGTCGTGGTTGTCCGACAGCATCAACTCGCGTTCGGAACAGAGCATCCCGTTGCTGTCCACACCGCGGATATTGCCGGGTTTCAGATCCACACCCGTGCCCGGAACATGCGTGCCCGGGGGCGCGAAAACGCCGACCAACCCGGTCTTGGCATTTGGCGCACCGCAGACGACCTGCACTTCCTCAACCCGGCCACCGGGGCCATCGGGATAGGTCTCCACCCGGCAGACGCGCAGGCGGTCGGCGTTGGGGTGCTGCACAGCCTCGATCACCCGGCAGATGCGGAAGGCACCCAGCTGCGTGGTGGGGTCTTCGATCCCCTCCACCTCCAGCCCAAGGTCGGTCAGCGCCTCGGACAGGGCGTCAACGGTGGCCTCGGTCTCAAGGTGATCTTTCAGCCAGGACAGGGTGAATTTCATCTGTGCGGTTCCCGTAGCAGTGCGGGGACGGGCTTAGCGCAAAGGCAGGCCAAGGGGAAGCGGGGTCAGCCGTTTGCAACCGACGCCCAGGCGTTGAACAGGCCGATCAGGATGGGCTGGTGGATCAGATAGATGATCAGGCTGTGGCGGCCGGGGAAGGCCAGCAGGCGCATGGCGCGTGAGGGGGCCGCCCTGCGCCATTGGTCGACGCGCAGGGCCTTGGCAAAGGCGACCCCCGCCAGCGCGGGGGCGGCCCAGGGGATCAAGGGGACATAGTCGCCCATCATCGGGCGGGTTTCGCCAAGTCCGGTCCAGACCAGCCAGATCGGATCGAAGGCCGGGCTGCGATAGAGAAAGGCCGTGGCAAAGATCACGGCGGCAAGGGACAGGGTCACGACCCATGGCAGCCGAAGCGCTACCAGCCCAAGCAAGCTTGCCGCCGCGATGGCATGCAGGATGCCGAACAGGATCGTCCCGCCGGGAACGAACCAGATGCTGGCGATGGTCACAAGGGCGGCCCCACCGGCCACCTTGGCAAACCGCCACCAGAAGGCGGGCCAGCGGATGCCTTGGCCATGCGCCAGCCACAGGCTGACCCCGGACAGGAACAGGAAGCTGCCTGCAATCATCCGCGCGAAGTAATACCAGAACGGCTGGCTCATCGTGTCGAACGGGATGTACCCGAACAGCGCGAGGTCGAAGGTGAAGTGAAAGACCACCATGCAGAGGATGGCCAGCGTGCGGGCCAGATCGAGGGTGATGAGACGGTTCTGAAGGGGCGCTGCATTCATGCCGCAGACTGTGGCGCGGAACGGCAGGGCCTGCAAGCCGCAGGCCCTTTACCGACCGCCGGGTGCCGCGTCGCCGATTTCTTCAAAGAAATCGCGCCGGAGCCTTTGAAGGCTCCGGTCCGGAATTTTCGAAAATTCCGGCGTGCTTGCCGGGAAGGGATCAGAACAGCTGCAAGAGGCGCTTGAGGTAATCCAGTTCCTCGCCCGACCGGCTAAGGTCACCTGACCGGCGGCGGATTTCGTCCAGAAGTTCCTGCGCGCGGGCATTGGGGTCGTTCTGCACCATGTTCTGGTCCGACCCGATGCGCGCGCTGTCGCCGGGTTCACGGCCCAGCGGATCACGCCCGTTGGGGTCGGCGCTGCCAAACTCCTGCCCGCCCTGCCCGTCGCGCTGTTCGCGTTGTTCCTGCGCCAGCGCTTCGCCAAAGTCCTGCAGACCGTCGCGCATGGCCTCCATCGCTTCGGCCTGACGGTCAAGCGCGCCGTCAAGATCGCCCCGGCGCAGTGCCTCTTCGGCCTCTTCCATGGCGCGACCCGCGCGGTCCAGATTGCGGCGGCCTTCCTCGCCCTGTTCGGTGCCATCGCCCGGCAGATCACCCTGCTGCAGGTCACCCAGCCGTTGGCGCAAGTCACGCTGGCGGTCGGTCAGCGTGCCCTGCCCGCCTTCGCCTGCCTGATCGCCGTCCTGCTGGCCCTGACCTTCGCCCGGCTGCTCGCCACCTTCCTGACCCGGCTGCTCGCCCGGTTGCTGGCCACCTTCGCCGCGCTGCATGTCGCGGTAGGCATCGTCAGACAGTTCCTGCTGGTCCCGCAGCGTTTCGCCCAGATCCTGCATGCCTTGCTGACCGGGCTGGCCCTGACCTTGGCCCTGACCGCTTTGGCCCTGCACAACCTGCATGTTTTCCATCAGCTGGCGGAGTTGCTCCATCAGTTCCGCCGCTTCGGCCGTCTTGCCCTCTTCCATCAGGCGCTGAAGTTCATCCAGCATTTCCTGCAGCTGGTCACCAGACATCATCTGGCCCTGCA from Tabrizicola piscis harbors:
- a CDS encoding DUF6638 family protein, with the translated sequence MKRLIQRGLMFGNLIEVSSPALVERYNRALKHLTGKTTKLDDFHIDLSGYSPEIGDELNDDLYLNPNGANRQFILLTTAQKDAPLLNIKFSTSRGILTQFIETNEAQLFALTARDAVAGELQNSVYSVDTPAKLFDIRQVTVEADTIGGHVADAGKLAKLIDRFRQEPDGWRDDVLVAEMIGLAKKTGDVTRVPISLPAMTFEQQNFWTSHFGGVYIFRDVRFPAAISSLDWRSLGTVPVPQVMDLSLRNQIADWLERNQLAEPIVQARGMDAAAVLRQKMDFILIDAADRLGIEVGDARRTELRKVAYRLGSALPEEFLGLAALLRWVEAGGPWPKINSEHPAYFYTLRGKAGKDRDLVNMLLAELAPMDVRQMYIVHKELFYAQYATWSERKKTYVADFLAREYQVDREGARTALFGAEPGMDEQQRPEMAAGPKPTRTPGRGPVSGPWGGRR
- a CDS encoding DUF1523 family protein; translated protein: MWTKIKWGLRILAVLIVGLFLHYTLPQRDIVRVVDTGNRITQIGANWIFYSIEDTGTGAETSTTRDIRFIDAVFEDDSTVMVYRNEDTGWFWPPYFKWDSSTLQAEATNLRSTRDAPKWVAITHYGWRIPLLSAFPNAVKITPVEGPDVTLIPWVNILLLTFIAFLVVMARRMWLQFRERMVDPTLADVGETFDAVGDRAEAARKEARGFFGRIGAWMNTWRAKK
- the pheT gene encoding phenylalanine--tRNA ligase subunit beta codes for the protein MKFTLSWLKDHLETEATVDALSEALTDLGLEVEGIEDPTTQLGAFRICRVIEAVQHPNADRLRVCRVETYPDGPGGRVEEVQVVCGAPNAKTGLVGVFAPPGTHVPGTGVDLKPGNIRGVDSNGMLCSERELMLSDNHDGIIELPADAPLGVRYIDYRGVNDPVVEIKVTPNRPDALGVHGIARDLAARGLGTLKPITTPAVTGRFPNPIKVTIDPALKAKGCPHFAGRLIRGVTNGPSPDWMQARLKGIGLRPISALVDITNYFTFGLNRPLHVFDAAKMKGDLAIRPARGGETLLALDGKTYALTEGQMVIADDHGPESLAGIMGGEASGCTPETTDVFLESAWWDPITIAATGRALKINSDARYRFERGVDPAFTRPGLELATQMILDLCGGEAGEVVQDGAPVDTTRAYRLDPARVVSLVGMDIPEVTQRATLQALGFTLDGNMATPPTWRPDVLGEADLIEEVARIASLTKLQGAPMARSLPGVPKPILTPLQVRERTTRRTIAALGYNECVTYSFIDAKAAALFGGGTDAVRVDNPISSEMSHLRPDLLPGLLAAAARNQARGFMDLALFEVGPAFSGGEPGDQHLQAAGLLIGAAAARDPHGSRRMVDVFDAKADAEAVLAALGAPARAQITRKAAEWWHPGRSGVISLGPNVMATFGEVHPRICQAMDVKGPAVAFTVLVANIPAPKVKTPTRPALAISDLQAVDRDFAFVVDTKVEALTAVNAALGADKALIESVRVFDQFTGDKAEAQMGPGKKSIALTVRLQPSEKTLTEAEIEAVSAKVIEKVTKATGGSLRA
- a CDS encoding DUF1624 domain-containing protein yields the protein MNAAPLQNRLITLDLARTLAILCMVVFHFTFDLALFGYIPFDTMSQPFWYYFARMIAGSFLFLSGVSLWLAHGQGIRWPAFWWRFAKVAGGAALVTIASIWFVPGGTILFGILHAIAAASLLGLVALRLPWVVTLSLAAVIFATAFLYRSPAFDPIWLVWTGLGETRPMMGDYVPLIPWAAPALAGVAFAKALRVDQWRRAAPSRAMRLLAFPGRHSLIIYLIHQPILIGLFNAWASVANG